A window of Methanorbis rubei contains these coding sequences:
- a CDS encoding malate dehydrogenase, with product MAKVTIIGATGQVGSYAAHAVSQFPHVQEMCLYGRPGNEQYLDGLAHDMMDSFAARGTNTRVTFGTNPKELRGSDIVVLTSGVPRKPDQSRLDLALENAKIVRHFAEQVGRMAPDAILLVVTNPVDIMTSVALKYSGMMPHRVFGLGTHLDSMRLKACLAEFFNVHVSEVHTRIIGEHGDTMVPMWSATTVGGIQIDNMIGIAKLPRDEMIERVKNSGTYIIKAKGATVFGPGDAVATLVRTIVEDENRMLTVSTQIRREIFGHDGVCISVPTRITRGGVFPIGVRLSPTEEAMFSTSVKMIKELTERIYAALDADSSETA from the coding sequence GGTCAGGTTGGTTCATACGCAGCCCATGCTGTATCGCAGTTTCCGCATGTTCAGGAAATGTGCCTCTACGGCAGACCTGGTAATGAGCAGTATCTTGACGGACTAGCGCATGATATGATGGACTCGTTTGCCGCACGAGGGACGAACACGAGAGTTACGTTTGGGACAAATCCCAAAGAGCTGCGTGGTTCTGACATTGTTGTTCTAACATCCGGGGTTCCAAGGAAACCTGATCAGTCCAGACTGGATCTTGCACTGGAAAATGCCAAGATTGTGCGCCACTTTGCTGAGCAGGTTGGCCGCATGGCACCTGATGCGATTCTTCTTGTGGTGACCAATCCGGTGGATATTATGACCTCCGTTGCCCTGAAATATTCGGGAATGATGCCGCACCGTGTGTTTGGTCTTGGCACGCATCTGGATTCAATGCGTCTGAAAGCATGCCTTGCCGAGTTCTTTAATGTGCATGTGAGTGAGGTTCACACCCGTATCATTGGCGAGCACGGCGATACGATGGTTCCCATGTGGTCGGCAACGACTGTCGGCGGTATTCAGATCGATAATATGATTGGTATTGCGAAGCTGCCGCGCGATGAGATGATTGAGCGGGTGAAAAACAGCGGCACGTATATTATCAAAGCAAAAGGTGCGACCGTTTTTGGTCCTGGTGATGCTGTTGCCACGCTTGTCCGAACGATTGTTGAGGATGAGAACCGCATGCTGACGGTTTCAACGCAGATCCGGCGCGAAATTTTCGGGCATGACGGCGTTTGCATCAGTGTTCCAACGAGAATCACTCGAGGGGGAGTGTTTCCTATCGGCGTTCGCTTGTCTCCGACCGAGGAAGCTATGTTCAGCACTTCGGTGAAGATGATTAAGGAGCTTACCGAGCGGATTTATGCTGCTCTTGATGCGGATTCTTCAGAGACCGCATAA
- a CDS encoding elongation factor 1-beta, with protein MGEVAVIIKVMPESPEVDMAKLQADIKAKIPGIQDMRVEPIGFGLSAIKLMVIAEDEEGSGDKIEGMFAGIAGIDRAEIESLNRLL; from the coding sequence ATGGGCGAAGTCGCAGTAATCATTAAAGTCATGCCGGAATCCCCGGAAGTTGACATGGCAAAGCTTCAGGCCGACATTAAGGCAAAGATCCCAGGCATTCAGGATATGAGAGTGGAACCAATTGGATTTGGCCTCTCCGCAATCAAGCTCATGGTGATCGCAGAAGATGAGGAAGGCTCCGGCGACAAGATCGAAGGCATGTTTGCAGGCATTGCAGGCATCGATCGCGCAGAGATTGAATCTCTGAACCGGCTGCTCTAA
- a CDS encoding HVO_2753 family zinc finger protein, producing MAATKCTSCNAPLAERGATEFKCPDCGEVIYRCAYCRKQSVKYTCPKCGFQGP from the coding sequence ATGGCAGCTACGAAATGTACGTCATGTAATGCCCCGCTCGCAGAGCGCGGTGCAACAGAATTTAAGTGCCCGGACTGTGGAGAAGTTATTTACCGCTGCGCATACTGCCGCAAGCAGAGCGTAAAATACACCTGTCCGAAATGCGGATTCCAGGGACCATAA
- a CDS encoding uridylate kinase, producing the protein MTEGVVIKIGGSLIDVAEDILHEFGEIKTPALIIPGGGVFANDVRDLGIDGDAAHWMAVAAMDQYGWYLSTFGLKTTSHCTMPESGAEIFLPYTFLREYDPLPHSWDITSDSIAAWVAGELGCQLILLKSVDGVVTNGKLLPELTLGTTTDVIDPCCVQILNKYHIKAVILNGRKPKRLIQYLSGENVLGTRLQ; encoded by the coding sequence ATGACCGAAGGAGTTGTGATAAAAATTGGCGGCAGCCTGATCGATGTTGCAGAAGATATTCTGCACGAGTTTGGGGAGATCAAAACTCCGGCGCTGATAATTCCCGGCGGAGGAGTGTTTGCCAATGACGTCCGAGACCTCGGCATCGACGGAGACGCCGCACACTGGATGGCAGTCGCTGCGATGGATCAATATGGCTGGTATCTCTCAACCTTCGGCCTGAAAACAACGAGCCACTGCACCATGCCAGAAAGCGGCGCAGAAATATTTCTTCCCTACACATTTCTTCGTGAGTACGACCCTCTGCCCCACTCATGGGACATAACCTCAGACTCGATTGCGGCATGGGTTGCAGGAGAGCTGGGCTGCCAGCTGATACTTCTCAAATCAGTGGACGGCGTAGTAACGAACGGAAAACTTTTGCCTGAACTTACCCTCGGCACGACCACAGATGTCATTGATCCCTGCTGCGTGCAGATTCTTAATAAATATCATATCAAGGCAGTAATACTCAATGGACGCAAGCCAAAACGCCTGATACAGTATCTCTCCGGAGAAAATGTGCTGGGAACCCGCCTCCAGTAA
- a CDS encoding phospholipase D-like domain-containing protein, with protein sequence MRSWLAAVVFVLACLTIPSASAFLITEVCPDGYAKGDGDEYFVLSGSGSLDGWVVTDGEGSVRFPTGSASRESLTVARDGAAYYDVHGIHPDYEILSTLDVVPDMVSTGRFQMANTKDDVTLLFYDEPVQFFSWPEDFSSKNGMIHVFSEGVWDERIQRIGQSSFVPETFTADSVTLFVSPDSSFEVVNGVITATQSEMLISMYEFTHPELAESVADAALRGVNVTLLVEGGPVGGMSSEEKGVLNYLTDAGVSIYTIESMDTKPARYRYLHTKYLVSDDFVTLVLSENFKPTGIPLPGTRGNRGWGAAVYSTGVASYFSKVFSADLGGYDIYSYVRTSDPFPPSWSDEDIVVHFPARSIQNVLVTPVISPDTSHLIPDLVLSAEKRVDLQQAYISPYPNSARNIWLDYVLDAGGRGIDVRVMLDGMYYNTDGEHDNDETAANINRLSENDDILVEARLMHPSQSITKLHNKGVIVDMKYVLVSSVNWNYNSPNNNRESGIIIENADAARYFSDVFDFDWNDGSGEFRIAAPGGVDLRYAVVVVIVMLLFVIWLLKRR encoded by the coding sequence ATGAGATCATGGTTGGCCGCAGTTGTTTTTGTTCTCGCATGTCTCACTATTCCTTCCGCATCCGCGTTTCTGATAACCGAGGTCTGCCCTGACGGGTATGCGAAAGGTGATGGGGATGAGTATTTTGTCCTTTCAGGATCGGGGAGTCTTGACGGGTGGGTGGTGACCGACGGGGAAGGCTCGGTTCGTTTTCCTACCGGGTCGGCTTCGCGGGAATCTCTGACTGTGGCGCGTGATGGCGCTGCCTACTATGATGTTCACGGCATCCACCCTGACTATGAAATTTTGTCCACGCTTGACGTTGTTCCTGATATGGTCTCCACCGGCAGATTTCAGATGGCAAACACGAAGGATGATGTCACTCTGCTTTTTTACGATGAACCAGTTCAGTTCTTCTCATGGCCCGAGGATTTTTCCTCCAAGAATGGAATGATTCATGTGTTTTCCGAAGGTGTCTGGGATGAACGCATACAGCGCATCGGTCAGAGCAGTTTTGTTCCTGAGACCTTCACCGCAGACTCGGTGACGCTGTTTGTGTCGCCCGACTCCTCGTTTGAGGTGGTGAATGGTGTCATAACAGCAACGCAGTCTGAGATGCTCATCTCTATGTATGAGTTTACGCACCCGGAGCTTGCCGAGTCTGTTGCTGACGCTGCTTTGCGCGGTGTGAATGTAACTTTGCTTGTCGAAGGGGGTCCCGTGGGCGGCATGAGTTCTGAAGAGAAAGGTGTCCTGAATTATCTGACGGACGCGGGCGTGTCGATTTACACGATCGAAAGCATGGATACAAAACCTGCCAGATACCGGTATCTCCACACAAAGTATCTTGTCTCTGACGACTTCGTCACGCTTGTTCTCTCTGAAAACTTCAAACCAACCGGCATTCCTCTTCCGGGGACTCGCGGAAACAGGGGGTGGGGTGCGGCTGTCTACAGCACCGGCGTTGCAAGCTATTTCAGCAAGGTCTTTTCCGCAGACCTTGGCGGGTATGACATCTACTCATATGTTCGAACATCTGATCCGTTTCCGCCTTCCTGGTCTGATGAAGATATTGTGGTTCATTTCCCTGCGCGCTCCATCCAAAATGTTCTGGTAACGCCGGTCATTTCTCCTGATACCAGCCACTTAATTCCTGATCTTGTCCTCTCTGCTGAGAAAAGAGTTGATCTTCAGCAGGCATACATCTCCCCATATCCAAACAGCGCGCGCAATATTTGGCTGGATTATGTGCTTGATGCGGGGGGTCGCGGCATTGATGTACGGGTGATGCTTGACGGCATGTACTACAACACGGACGGCGAGCATGACAACGACGAAACCGCTGCAAATATCAATCGGCTGTCTGAAAACGATGATATTCTTGTGGAAGCACGTCTGATGCATCCGAGCCAATCAATTACGAAACTGCACAACAAAGGGGTGATAGTTGATATGAAATACGTACTTGTGAGTTCTGTCAACTGGAATTATAATTCTCCAAATAATAATCGTGAATCAGGGATTATCATCGAAAATGCGGATGCAGCCAGATATTTTTCTGATGTTTTTGATTTTGACTGGAATGATGGATCCGGCGAATTTCGAATCGCTGCTCCCGGTGGGGTTGATCTGCGCTACGCCGTAGTCGTCGTAATTGTAATGTTACTGTTTGTCATTTGGCTACTGAAACGACGTTAA
- a CDS encoding winged helix-turn-helix domain-containing protein, protein MQRTNLPQSCITIYHLLERTGSQTHKDIVAGTGLAPRTVRYALKRLKEQGLIIEKFNFRDARQAIYQPKLTTGTTPASA, encoded by the coding sequence ATGCAAAGAACAAATTTGCCCCAATCGTGTATCACGATTTACCATCTCCTGGAGAGGACTGGATCCCAGACCCACAAGGATATCGTTGCGGGCACCGGACTTGCTCCGCGTACCGTTCGATATGCTTTAAAGCGCCTGAAGGAACAGGGACTCATCATCGAGAAGTTCAACTTCCGTGATGCCAGACAGGCAATTTATCAGCCAAAGCTCACCACCGGCACAACTCCGGCATCAGCGTAA
- a CDS encoding winged helix-turn-helix transcriptional regulator translates to MTKTELPKSSVKVLTVLDPYNSLTHKEIAQLTGLSPRTIRYALKKLKEHDMLVEKFNFRDARQILYSSKIPAAPTQATV, encoded by the coding sequence ATGACTAAAACAGAACTCCCCAAGTCATCGGTCAAAGTGCTCACAGTACTTGATCCGTACAACTCTCTGACACACAAGGAAATCGCCCAGTTAACGGGATTATCACCAAGAACCATCCGTTACGCGCTGAAAAAGTTAAAGGAACACGATATGCTCGTGGAGAAGTTCAATTTCCGCGATGCACGGCAGATTCTTTACTCGAGTAAGATCCCTGCAGCACCTACACAGGCTACGGTGTAG